A part of Lactobacillus sp. ESL0700 genomic DNA contains:
- a CDS encoding family 78 glycoside hydrolase catalytic domain: MGNELKVENLKVNLKSFSYSVRQLPTFSWQIKNENGCFQKEFRIIIAKSKDLLLKNKLLFDSKWVNSNNNTAVCIKEISDLLDTGTLYYWSVCIKDQNGNESEFSKPSCFITEFSQEKFDQLKGIWSLNKTGKEQLPDLGTTVFFRSPQFKVITENVDKAILTAVIKGNEPTLSQSCDLFFNGQSIGVGSARSHPNYHETKKTQIFYNSYDVTELIKENNLIAVKATGVDKKRAFYAFLTVYLENGLQQQVIVTSSDWKALDATAAYGDFDSKIRSLYFEMPEENVDMRYYPQGWMKNSYDDHNWNQALVKKYSLIGDDEFVSAYPSENTYRYKLSTKLQTIKVIAENDILIDLGKEVIGSLAVNINSTCDQETIIYSGEQLNDDGTVRHHLACGPDYVEKWTLVQGKNIFSTLQMKNFRYVELKGFVGEIHIGDITGWAMRQPFDDNEGSFYSDDKLLNAEYEMSKYTIEATNQDIYVDSQARERRPYEGDLLVNANTSYSISSNYSLARHSIDWLLDNPTWPEDYKLFNVEMAWYDYLYTGDISLLKTRYGILKKKFLRGPNDSDNFDEKVGLVSGNGLVDWPIRERDGFIESKYNTPFNSVYVGDYQIMAKIANELHCEQDSKFYLKRAAIIKNTLLTKLFNKQEGIFYDSMDEDGNVNKHCSHHASAYALSYQVFKDQAMADKLCTFVANNGEFVGSIYFIYFILKGLINGHHAELALKLLTNTNCGKDKKTFAAILNNLHATIAPEAWSNYYKPNLTMSHPWGASPGLVIIQGILGIEPIKPGFKEYSVDFHVGDLHEISAKVPTIQGELVFDYKLTDKYKVLKIKAPNNTIGKINLAFKSPIKEISGKACNKDNYLLIYPGASTIKFDK, encoded by the coding sequence ATGGGTAATGAATTAAAAGTTGAAAATCTAAAAGTCAATTTAAAATCTTTTTCCTATAGCGTTAGACAACTACCTACGTTTAGTTGGCAAATTAAAAATGAAAATGGATGTTTTCAAAAAGAATTTAGAATAATAATTGCTAAGAGCAAAGACTTACTTTTGAAAAATAAGCTTTTATTTGATTCAAAGTGGGTTAATTCGAATAATAATACTGCTGTATGTATCAAAGAAATATCTGATTTATTAGATACAGGAACCTTATATTATTGGAGTGTATGTATTAAAGATCAGAATGGAAACGAGAGTGAATTTTCTAAACCTAGCTGTTTTATAACAGAATTTTCTCAGGAAAAATTTGATCAACTTAAGGGTATATGGTCATTAAATAAAACTGGAAAAGAGCAATTACCAGATTTAGGTACGACTGTCTTTTTTAGAAGTCCTCAATTTAAAGTAATAACTGAAAATGTTGATAAAGCTATTTTAACAGCAGTTATAAAGGGTAATGAACCGACGTTATCCCAATCTTGTGATCTTTTCTTTAATGGCCAAAGTATAGGTGTAGGATCTGCAAGATCTCATCCAAATTATCATGAAACTAAAAAGACACAAATTTTTTATAATTCTTATGATGTAACTGAATTAATTAAGGAAAATAATTTAATTGCTGTTAAGGCAACTGGTGTTGACAAAAAGCGTGCTTTTTACGCTTTTTTAACCGTGTATTTAGAAAATGGGCTACAACAACAAGTTATAGTAACTTCATCTGATTGGAAAGCATTGGATGCAACAGCTGCTTACGGTGATTTTGATTCAAAAATACGAAGTCTGTATTTTGAAATGCCTGAAGAAAATGTTGATATGCGATATTATCCGCAGGGTTGGATGAAAAACAGTTATGACGATCATAATTGGAATCAGGCTTTAGTAAAAAAATATTCATTAATTGGTGATGACGAATTTGTTTCGGCTTATCCGTCTGAAAATACATATCGATATAAATTATCTACTAAATTACAAACAATTAAGGTAATTGCTGAAAATGACATTTTAATAGATTTAGGTAAAGAGGTTATTGGTAGTTTAGCAGTAAATATTAATAGTACTTGCGATCAAGAAACTATTATTTATTCAGGCGAGCAATTGAATGATGATGGTACGGTAAGACATCACCTAGCTTGTGGACCTGATTATGTTGAAAAATGGACCTTAGTGCAGGGTAAGAATATTTTCTCAACTTTACAAATGAAGAATTTTAGATATGTAGAACTAAAAGGATTCGTTGGTGAAATTCATATTGGTGATATTACTGGATGGGCAATGAGACAGCCATTTGATGACAATGAAGGTTCTTTTTATTCAGATGACAAATTGTTAAATGCTGAATATGAAATGTCTAAATATACTATCGAAGCTACAAATCAGGATATTTATGTTGACTCACAAGCAAGAGAACGACGCCCGTATGAAGGGGATTTGCTAGTCAATGCAAATACCAGTTATAGTATTTCGTCTAATTACTCATTAGCAAGACATTCAATCGATTGGCTGCTTGATAATCCAACTTGGCCGGAGGATTATAAATTATTTAATGTTGAAATGGCTTGGTATGACTATTTATACACAGGTGATATTTCATTATTAAAGACGCGATATGGAATCTTAAAGAAGAAATTTTTAAGAGGACCAAATGATTCTGATAACTTTGATGAAAAAGTTGGCTTAGTTAGTGGAAATGGTCTGGTAGATTGGCCGATAAGAGAACGAGATGGATTTATTGAATCTAAATATAATACACCGTTTAACTCTGTTTATGTAGGCGACTATCAAATAATGGCTAAAATTGCCAATGAACTTCATTGTGAGCAAGATAGCAAATTTTATTTAAAACGAGCAGCAATAATTAAAAATACATTGCTTACTAAACTATTTAATAAACAAGAAGGTATATTTTATGACTCAATGGATGAGGATGGAAATGTAAACAAGCATTGTTCGCATCACGCTTCAGCTTATGCTTTAAGTTATCAAGTATTTAAAGATCAGGCGATGGCAGATAAATTATGTACGTTTGTTGCTAATAATGGTGAATTTGTAGGTAGTATTTATTTCATTTACTTTATTTTAAAAGGTCTAATTAACGGGCATCATGCAGAATTGGCATTGAAATTATTAACTAATACAAATTGTGGAAAAGATAAAAAAACATTTGCAGCTATTCTTAATAATCTTCATGCAACAATTGCTCCCGAGGCTTGGAGTAATTATTATAAGCCCAACCTAACAATGTCACATCCATGGGGAGCTTCTCCCGGACTAGTAATAATCCAAGGCATATTAGGTATTGAACCTATTAAACCAGGATTTAAGGAATATTCAGTTGATTTTCATGTAGGTGATTTACATGAAATTTCAGCCAAAGTTCCAACAATCCAAGGTGAATTAGTTTTTGATTATAAATTAACGGATAAATATAAAGTATTAAAGATAAAAGCCCCGAATAATACTATTGGCAAAATAAATCTTGCTTTTAAATCACCTATCAAAGAAATTTCAGGAAAAGCATGTAATAAAGATAATTACTTATTAATATATCCCGGTGCTTCAACCATTAAATTTGATAAATAA